The Rubinisphaera margarita genome includes a region encoding these proteins:
- a CDS encoding GspE/PulE family protein, translated as MSNEQSVETEDGFTHPGGEVRQKALQEELRSLIDVVGPGPLVDLLLERAFELGATDIHFDPRPDGLRIRLRVDGILHDILQLSPAMTSQVISRLKLMAGMDITERRYAQDGHISNAVLKGKRDIRVGGGPTLYGERLVLRLMPNSADFVSLEQLGLESAQTEKIRKQIHSPHGMILSVGPVGSGKSTTMYSCLSLLNDPMRSLITIEDPVERRMDGVNQIQVEQKIDFSFAEALRGVLRQDPDVIMVGEIRDPETAHIAVRAGLTGIRVLSTLHANETTATIDVFRDFGIPPMFIADSVNCVISQRLLRKVCTESNEEYHPDQAACEFLGIDPAQSESVTLKRGVPADCNFHTGFSGRTGVFEVLVVDSEIREAILRNRSARELQRLALDRGMITLEQAAKNKVLSGQTTIEELHRVLAFSA; from the coding sequence ATGAGCAATGAGCAGTCGGTCGAAACTGAGGATGGATTCACTCACCCTGGGGGAGAAGTGCGGCAGAAGGCCCTGCAGGAGGAGCTTCGCAGCCTGATCGACGTCGTTGGTCCCGGCCCGCTTGTCGATCTGCTCCTCGAACGGGCTTTCGAACTCGGTGCCACCGACATTCATTTCGATCCCCGCCCGGATGGCCTGCGGATTCGACTGCGTGTCGACGGTATCCTCCACGATATCCTCCAGCTCTCACCGGCAATGACCTCGCAGGTCATCTCCCGCCTCAAACTGATGGCCGGGATGGACATCACGGAGCGACGTTACGCTCAGGACGGCCACATCTCCAACGCCGTTCTCAAAGGGAAACGCGATATTCGTGTCGGCGGCGGGCCAACTCTCTATGGCGAGCGTCTCGTCCTGCGACTGATGCCGAACTCAGCCGACTTCGTCTCTCTCGAACAGCTCGGGCTCGAAAGCGCGCAGACGGAAAAGATCAGGAAGCAGATCCATTCCCCTCACGGAATGATTCTGAGCGTCGGCCCTGTTGGTTCCGGAAAAAGTACCACGATGTACAGCTGCCTCAGTCTGCTCAATGATCCGATGCGGAGTCTGATCACGATCGAAGACCCGGTTGAGCGGCGGATGGATGGCGTTAACCAGATTCAGGTCGAGCAGAAGATCGATTTCAGTTTTGCCGAGGCACTCCGTGGCGTCCTGCGACAGGATCCAGACGTCATCATGGTGGGGGAAATTCGCGATCCCGAAACCGCCCACATCGCCGTGCGAGCCGGTCTGACTGGAATCCGGGTGCTCAGCACTCTGCATGCGAATGAGACGACAGCGACGATCGATGTCTTCCGCGACTTCGGCATTCCGCCGATGTTCATCGCCGACAGCGTGAACTGTGTGATCTCTCAGCGTCTGCTCCGCAAAGTGTGCACCGAGTCGAACGAGGAGTATCATCCCGACCAGGCCGCCTGCGAGTTCCTGGGAATCGATCCCGCTCAGTCGGAATCGGTGACTCTGAAACGCGGCGTGCCTGCCGACTGCAACTTTCACACGGGGTTCAGCGGACGGACCGGCGTCTTCGAAGTGCTCGTCGTCGACAGCGAGATTCGCGAGGCGATTCTCCGCAACAGATCCGCCCGCGAACTGCAGCGACTGGCACTCGACCGCGGCATGATCACCCTGGAGCAGGCCGCCAAGAACAAAGTCCTCTCCGGTCAAACGACGATCGAAGAACTGCACCGCGTCCTCGCTTTTTCAGCCTGA
- a CDS encoding polyprenol monophosphomannose synthase → MTQDANSPAAKPSLSRIVVTVCTYNESENIGRLLTEIRSSLPEADILVIDDESPDGTGQVVLDRAASDPKVYLHSRHGERGLGSATLFAFQHVIAQDYDILINLDADFSHHPRYLPELVKALQTTDADVAIGSRYVASGSIKGWPLKRHIMSKSINFWARSWMGLPIRDCSGSYRAYRCDLLRKVDFSEFRSRGYSVQEELLFRCARGGAKFTEVPIEFVDREVGESKINMNEAMKAVWIIARCGLEPKKKGTTERV, encoded by the coding sequence TTGACTCAGGACGCCAATTCCCCCGCCGCCAAGCCATCGCTTTCTCGAATCGTTGTCACGGTCTGTACGTACAACGAGTCGGAGAACATTGGCCGGCTGCTGACCGAAATCCGCAGCTCGCTGCCGGAAGCCGATATCCTCGTTATCGACGATGAATCTCCGGATGGCACCGGTCAGGTCGTTCTCGATCGAGCGGCCAGTGATCCGAAGGTTTATCTGCACAGCCGTCACGGCGAGCGTGGCCTGGGCTCTGCGACCCTGTTCGCGTTCCAGCACGTCATCGCTCAGGACTATGACATTCTGATCAACCTCGATGCCGATTTCAGCCATCATCCGAGGTACCTGCCAGAACTGGTGAAAGCGCTGCAAACGACTGATGCCGATGTGGCGATCGGCTCGCGGTATGTCGCCTCTGGATCAATTAAGGGCTGGCCCCTCAAGCGACACATCATGAGCAAGTCGATCAACTTCTGGGCCCGCAGCTGGATGGGGTTGCCGATTCGTGACTGCAGCGGCAGTTACCGGGCGTACCGATGCGATCTGCTGCGGAAGGTCGACTTTTCGGAATTCCGATCCCGCGGCTATTCCGTGCAGGAAGAGTTATTGTTCCGCTGCGCGCGAGGCGGGGCGAAGTTTACGGAAGTCCCCATCGAGTTTGTCGATCGCGAAGTGGGCGAATCGAAAATCAATATGAACGAAGCGATGAAGGCGGTGTGGATCATCGCCCGCTGCGGCCTGGAGCCGAAGAAGAAAGGAACGACGGAACGTGTCTGA
- a CDS encoding FadR/GntR family transcriptional regulator, with amino-acid sequence MNLDRAESRTDCTEETGKRQSTTSRLYEEMIHLIESGQWEVGGPIPSERNLMTQFGVSRIAVRESLSMLRALGVLDISHGRSTTVRKMNSETLAKLFPLMLSMEGEQSLVHVFEVRLGLELQTARLAAQKRTADDLNRLTDLASRFDSFDTDTPESIESDHQFHVQIAKSTGNPLFWVLLNVLGSYVKYSQRESGKHNPEQHHRASTAHHEILDAITDRDPQRAQFCMERHLRDAHHITGP; translated from the coding sequence ATGAACTTAGACCGGGCCGAAAGTCGAACAGACTGTACCGAGGAGACTGGAAAGCGGCAGAGCACGACCAGCCGCCTCTATGAGGAGATGATCCATCTGATCGAATCGGGTCAATGGGAAGTGGGCGGCCCGATTCCCAGCGAGCGAAATCTGATGACCCAGTTCGGTGTCAGTCGGATCGCGGTTCGTGAATCGCTTTCAATGCTCCGGGCGCTTGGCGTTCTCGATATCTCTCACGGACGCAGCACGACGGTCCGGAAGATGAACTCCGAGACGCTCGCCAAGCTTTTCCCGCTCATGCTGTCGATGGAAGGCGAACAGTCGCTCGTGCATGTGTTCGAAGTCCGCCTGGGGCTGGAACTGCAAACGGCTCGGCTCGCGGCCCAGAAACGCACGGCTGATGATCTCAATCGTCTGACGGACCTGGCATCCCGGTTCGATTCGTTTGATACCGACACTCCGGAGTCGATCGAGTCGGACCATCAGTTTCATGTGCAGATCGCCAAGTCGACCGGCAATCCGCTCTTCTGGGTGTTGCTCAACGTGCTCGGCTCCTATGTGAAGTACTCTCAGCGGGAGAGCGGGAAGCACAATCCGGAGCAGCATCACCGAGCCTCGACGGCTCACCACGAAATTCTCGACGCCATCACCGATCGCGACCCGCAGCGGGCCCAGTTCTGTATGGAGCGTCATCTTCGCGACGCCCATCACATCACCGGTCCATAG
- the bioA gene encoding adenosylmethionine--8-amino-7-oxononanoate transaminase, protein MSDLRAWDNTELWHPFTPMTAWGEEQAPIIKSGEGFYLTDVDGRRYLDGISSLWCNVHGHRVPELDAAIRDQLDKVAHSTLLGLSSPPAIELAHELVQRTPNGLNHAFFSDAGATSVEAALKMVVQFHHQKAQPEPERRIFVRVAESYHGDTFGSVAVGRVEAFHRPFSGMLFETLTVPSPVAYRVPPGYDAASWLKHCFDQVESTIAEHRDRIAGFIMEPIVQGAAGIQVHTPGYLKHVREVTARHGVPLITDEVAVGFGKTGTMFACEQEQVVPDVLCLAKGITAGYLPLAATMVTSEIYDAFLGQPHEGRTFYHGHTYTGNPLAAAVSLVNLRLFDERNVLGNVAEITEQMKSRLSELNDHPHVGEVRQKGVMVGIELVINRDTKQPYGPEVRIGHEVTLAARRRGVIIRPLGNVIILMPAVAMPAAEIDELCDATIASIREVCGETALSAKNR, encoded by the coding sequence GTGTCTGATCTACGCGCCTGGGACAACACTGAACTGTGGCATCCCTTCACTCCCATGACCGCCTGGGGCGAGGAACAGGCCCCGATCATCAAATCGGGTGAAGGGTTCTATCTCACCGACGTCGATGGCCGACGCTATCTGGATGGCATCTCCTCGCTCTGGTGCAACGTACACGGACATCGCGTCCCGGAACTGGATGCGGCGATTCGGGACCAGCTCGACAAAGTCGCTCATTCGACATTGCTCGGCCTGTCGAGTCCGCCCGCCATTGAGCTCGCTCACGAACTCGTGCAGCGGACGCCGAACGGTTTGAATCACGCCTTTTTCTCAGATGCCGGGGCCACTTCTGTTGAGGCCGCACTCAAGATGGTTGTGCAGTTCCATCATCAGAAGGCACAGCCTGAACCGGAACGCCGGATCTTCGTTCGCGTGGCCGAGTCGTATCATGGAGACACCTTCGGTTCGGTGGCCGTCGGCCGGGTCGAAGCCTTTCACCGCCCCTTCAGCGGCATGCTGTTCGAAACGCTGACGGTGCCGAGCCCGGTTGCCTATCGCGTTCCGCCAGGCTACGACGCCGCATCGTGGCTGAAGCACTGCTTTGATCAGGTCGAATCGACGATCGCCGAGCATCGCGATCGCATCGCCGGCTTCATCATGGAGCCGATCGTTCAGGGAGCGGCCGGGATTCAGGTGCACACCCCCGGCTATCTTAAGCATGTTCGCGAAGTGACCGCTCGACATGGAGTGCCGCTCATCACCGATGAAGTCGCCGTCGGCTTCGGCAAGACCGGAACGATGTTCGCGTGTGAACAGGAACAGGTCGTGCCCGATGTCCTGTGTCTGGCCAAAGGAATCACCGCTGGCTATCTGCCGCTGGCGGCAACGATGGTCACATCCGAGATCTACGACGCCTTTCTCGGCCAGCCGCACGAAGGCCGCACGTTCTATCACGGCCACACCTACACGGGAAATCCGCTGGCCGCTGCCGTGTCTCTGGTCAATCTGAGATTGTTTGATGAGCGGAATGTTCTCGGGAACGTCGCCGAGATTACTGAGCAGATGAAGAGTCGACTATCCGAGCTCAACGATCATCCCCACGTCGGTGAAGTCCGGCAGAAGGGGGTCATGGTCGGCATCGAACTGGTCATTAATCGCGACACGAAACAGCCGTACGGACCCGAGGTGCGGATCGGACACGAGGTGACGCTGGCCGCCCGGCGGCGGGGAGTGATTATTCGACCTCTCGGGAACGTGATCATCCTCATGCCGGCCGTCGCCATGCCGGCAGCCGAGATCGACGAACTCTGCGATGCGACGATCGCCTCGATTCGCGAAGTGTGTGGCGAGACCGCGCTCTCCGCGAAAAATCGGTGA
- a CDS encoding PQQ-binding-like beta-propeller repeat protein — MMCWMNRAAWMLTATLLLCCGSVQAEDWPQWLGPDRDSVWTETGILQKFPEEGPPVVWRKEIGLGYAGPAVAGSKVYLFDYQLDSGDLTPSASGRNRLIGEERILCLDADTGKQIWEHKYDCSYFVSYPSGPRCTPTVHDGLVYALGSEGDLTCLNAENGKKQWSHSLKEEFGFEEAPFWGYSGHPLVDGDLLYCIVGGEGSTAVAFNRKSGEVVWKNLTADEPGYAPPTMINVAGTKQLIIWHAESINSLNPLDGSVYWSQPLKPQYGMSIATPRLEGDLLYAAGMGDTGAAFRISADDEGRPQAETVWTGTGRTGVYPANSTPFIEDGVIYGCNVRPGNFVAADLETGERLWETTELITGDRPAPHATAFIVKNGRRFVLFTETGDLVFANLSRNGYREISRAHIIEPTGDAFGRPVVWTHPAFAHRRCYIRNDKEVICVDLSAQK; from the coding sequence ATGATGTGCTGGATGAACCGAGCTGCGTGGATGCTGACCGCGACCTTGCTTCTGTGTTGCGGAAGTGTCCAGGCGGAAGACTGGCCTCAATGGCTTGGCCCCGACCGAGACAGTGTCTGGACAGAAACCGGCATTCTCCAGAAGTTCCCCGAAGAAGGCCCGCCCGTGGTCTGGCGGAAAGAGATTGGCCTCGGCTACGCCGGTCCGGCGGTCGCAGGCTCGAAGGTTTATCTGTTCGACTATCAACTCGACAGCGGGGACCTCACACCCAGTGCATCCGGTCGAAATCGATTGATCGGAGAGGAACGCATTCTCTGCCTCGACGCCGACACCGGCAAGCAGATCTGGGAACACAAGTACGACTGTTCGTACTTCGTTTCGTATCCGTCCGGCCCCCGCTGCACGCCAACTGTTCACGACGGTCTGGTTTACGCCTTGGGATCCGAAGGAGATCTCACCTGCCTGAACGCCGAGAATGGCAAGAAGCAATGGTCGCATTCACTGAAGGAAGAATTCGGATTCGAGGAAGCTCCCTTCTGGGGATACTCGGGACATCCGCTCGTTGATGGCGATTTGCTGTACTGCATCGTCGGTGGCGAAGGAAGCACGGCTGTAGCATTCAACCGGAAGAGCGGTGAAGTCGTCTGGAAGAATCTGACCGCCGATGAGCCTGGTTATGCTCCGCCGACGATGATCAATGTCGCCGGAACGAAGCAGCTCATCATCTGGCACGCGGAATCGATCAACAGCCTTAACCCGCTGGACGGTTCGGTCTATTGGAGTCAGCCGCTCAAGCCGCAGTACGGCATGTCGATTGCCACGCCGCGACTCGAAGGGGATTTGCTGTATGCTGCCGGCATGGGGGATACTGGAGCCGCCTTCCGCATCTCCGCCGATGACGAAGGGCGTCCACAGGCCGAAACGGTCTGGACCGGGACGGGGCGAACGGGGGTCTATCCTGCCAACAGCACTCCCTTCATCGAAGACGGTGTCATCTACGGTTGCAACGTACGGCCCGGGAATTTCGTCGCAGCCGATCTGGAGACTGGCGAACGACTCTGGGAGACAACCGAACTGATCACCGGCGATCGTCCCGCTCCGCATGCGACCGCGTTCATTGTGAAGAACGGGCGGCGGTTTGTTCTGTTCACGGAGACCGGGGATCTTGTGTTCGCGAATCTGAGCCGAAACGGTTACCGTGAGATCTCCCGGGCTCATATCATCGAACCAACAGGAGACGCATTCGGCCGTCCGGTCGTCTGGACCCACCCGGCCTTCGCGCATCGCCGCTGCTACATCCGCAACGACAAAGAGGTGATCTGTGTCGACTTGTCCGCTCAGAAGTAG
- a CDS encoding SGNH/GDSL hydrolase family protein encodes MTISSHERPFRRKLFFRLAAILLGLSPFLLLEATLRMTGWSPPVEEFNPVVEFVNPQPLFEADKESGLYRTRKDRLGYFRPEQFPIEKPANEFRIFWLGGSTVQGRPYAIETSFTTWLELALNETDSTRDWNVVNCGGVSYASYRLVPILEEVLEYQPDLILVYSGHNEFLEDRTYGAIKPIREFAGGAQGVLASSKTVQLVRELTVHDESPPPAPLQFPAEVDAMLDYQQGLQNYVRDDNWRTGVQAHFRFNIERMIAMCREHDLPIILFNPPRNLKDCPPFKSLDSPGLTVERKQEIQRLFAGEDDGETRLIRLKQAVRLNPRHAGLNYALAHELLQQLDYEGAAGAFRRACDEDICPLRILTGMQQGLLQLAESTHTPLIDIEVLFRELSPTGVPGEQLFLDHVHPTIEGHQTIALRTLERMQELKLVPVSEAPEINTRISDRFRESIAELDPIYFAEGQRRLGGLLRWAAGRGDKIRRNPAASAMDR; translated from the coding sequence GTGACAATCTCTTCTCACGAGCGCCCGTTCCGCAGAAAGTTATTCTTCCGTCTGGCAGCGATCCTGCTCGGACTGTCGCCGTTTCTATTGCTGGAGGCGACTCTCAGGATGACCGGCTGGTCACCTCCTGTGGAAGAGTTCAATCCGGTCGTCGAGTTTGTGAATCCGCAGCCGCTGTTCGAAGCGGACAAAGAATCCGGGTTGTATCGGACGCGGAAAGATCGCCTCGGCTACTTCCGTCCTGAACAGTTCCCGATCGAGAAGCCCGCGAATGAGTTCCGCATCTTCTGGCTGGGCGGGTCGACCGTGCAGGGGAGGCCGTATGCGATCGAGACGTCGTTCACGACCTGGCTGGAACTGGCGCTCAACGAGACGGACTCCACCCGCGACTGGAACGTCGTCAACTGTGGTGGAGTCTCCTATGCCAGCTATCGACTCGTGCCGATTCTTGAAGAAGTGCTCGAGTACCAGCCTGACCTGATCCTCGTCTACTCGGGTCACAACGAGTTTCTGGAAGATCGAACTTACGGAGCAATCAAACCGATTCGCGAGTTTGCCGGAGGCGCCCAGGGAGTTCTCGCCTCGTCAAAAACCGTGCAACTGGTTCGAGAGCTGACGGTCCATGACGAATCCCCTCCGCCCGCTCCACTGCAGTTCCCCGCAGAAGTCGACGCCATGCTCGACTATCAGCAGGGGTTGCAGAACTATGTCCGCGATGACAACTGGCGGACCGGCGTGCAGGCCCATTTCCGCTTCAATATCGAGCGGATGATCGCGATGTGCAGGGAACACGATCTGCCAATCATCCTGTTCAACCCGCCGCGGAATCTCAAGGACTGTCCTCCGTTCAAGTCGCTGGACTCACCCGGGTTGACTGTGGAACGGAAGCAGGAGATCCAGCGGTTATTTGCAGGCGAAGACGACGGGGAGACACGGCTCATTCGACTCAAGCAGGCGGTGCGGCTCAATCCGCGACACGCCGGTTTGAACTACGCGCTCGCTCACGAGCTATTGCAGCAGCTCGATTATGAGGGAGCAGCCGGGGCGTTCCGCCGAGCCTGCGATGAAGACATTTGTCCGCTGCGAATTCTCACGGGGATGCAGCAGGGCCTGCTTCAGCTCGCCGAGTCGACTCACACGCCGTTGATCGACATCGAGGTTCTGTTCCGAGAACTCTCGCCGACCGGTGTGCCGGGTGAGCAACTCTTTCTCGATCACGTGCACCCCACGATTGAAGGGCATCAGACAATCGCCCTCAGGACCCTGGAACGGATGCAGGAACTGAAGCTGGTTCCGGTCAGCGAGGCCCCGGAGATCAACACGCGGATTTCTGATCGCTTCCGGGAATCGATCGCGGAGCTCGATCCGATTTATTTCGCGGAGGGGCAGCGTCGACTTGGGGGATTACTTCGCTGGGCGGCGGGACGAGGCGACAAGATCCGCCGGAATCCGGCGGCGTCGGCTATGGACCGGTGA
- a CDS encoding SPFH domain-containing protein, whose translation MSSSGVMTFFGFYVIRQDEIGVRLTLGQFSGIVRPGLGFAIPFFQQITKTRRSLQTIDLPEQQIVLNGNISVRISGNLNFRVDDPEKALLDVSNYRYTIQQLALTTIADVLGTKTIEEVRNEKIKIAQEIEAIVARNAKEWGLRDLDIRLTDAQLDHSLQRAMMRETEAQKEANAIKIKAESDKFVSQIFADAAKTLGSSPGAMTLRVLQTLSDVSNDKTTVVMPIPIELLTMFQNQRSEGDRAPRGDSTGVQTGPMGELRMSGGKAVATCPGCGAKYDVTEIAGNPDFDVDPEVPGQQLRCRKCSIEFSLPQEMPAAE comes from the coding sequence ATGTCCAGCAGCGGTGTGATGACATTCTTCGGGTTTTACGTGATTCGGCAGGATGAGATTGGTGTCCGGTTGACGCTGGGACAGTTTTCAGGAATCGTTCGTCCGGGTCTCGGCTTTGCGATCCCGTTCTTTCAGCAGATTACCAAGACCAGACGCTCGTTGCAGACAATCGATCTCCCGGAACAGCAGATCGTGCTCAACGGCAATATCTCGGTCCGGATCTCCGGCAATCTCAACTTCCGTGTCGACGATCCTGAAAAAGCTCTGCTCGATGTCAGCAACTATCGCTACACCATTCAACAACTCGCGTTGACTACCATTGCCGACGTTCTCGGCACCAAGACGATCGAAGAAGTTCGCAACGAGAAGATTAAGATCGCACAGGAGATCGAAGCGATCGTGGCTCGCAATGCGAAAGAGTGGGGCCTGCGGGATCTCGATATTCGTCTGACCGATGCCCAGCTCGATCACTCGCTGCAGCGGGCGATGATGCGCGAGACCGAAGCGCAGAAAGAAGCCAACGCGATCAAGATCAAAGCCGAGTCCGACAAGTTCGTCTCGCAGATCTTCGCCGACGCCGCCAAGACTCTCGGAAGCTCTCCGGGAGCGATGACGCTTCGTGTGCTGCAGACCCTCAGCGATGTCAGCAATGACAAGACGACGGTTGTCATGCCGATTCCGATTGAATTGCTGACGATGTTCCAGAATCAACGTTCCGAAGGAGACCGCGCTCCCCGGGGCGACTCAACGGGAGTGCAGACGGGACCGATGGGCGAACTCAGAATGAGCGGTGGCAAGGCTGTCGCCACGTGCCCCGGATGTGGAGCCAAGTACGACGTCACTGAGATCGCGGGCAACCCGGACTTCGATGTCGATCCCGAGGTGCCGGGGCAGCAACTGCGCTGCCGCAAATGTTCCATCGAATTCTCGTTGCCTCAGGAGATGCCGGCAGCGGAATGA
- a CDS encoding Gfo/Idh/MocA family protein: MTEVNRRSFLQGSSAAALGMLSAPALFADAKSPNEKVRIGVMGTSGRGLALTKGFSSLPNCEVAWVCDVDSRNVGRAQDVAQTNQSLKPQGTDDFRRILDDQNVDALAIATPDHWHAPAGIMACQAGKHVYVEKPCSHNPREGEMFVEAARKYDRRVQMGTQRRSRPGIQEGIKQLHDGVIGDVLYARCHYYNARGSIGNGKPASVPEWLNWKLWQGPAPDTKYQDNYVHYNWHWFWKWGTAELGNNGVHYLDVLRWGMNVDTPTTVSCTGGHLRHPDDDQETPDTSIATYNFGDKYIVWEQRSWFKKSPVDSPAAMTFFGTKGSLDITGDAGYTARDMNGKELASGKGSTDEKDHFQNFLDSIRGEAKLNCEIEEAHRSTQLCHLGNISYRVGRQLTIDPQTHQIKDDSEAMKLWSREYSKEFEPKV; this comes from the coding sequence ATGACTGAAGTCAACCGTCGATCGTTCCTTCAGGGCAGCTCCGCTGCCGCCCTCGGTATGCTTTCCGCTCCGGCTTTGTTTGCCGATGCAAAATCCCCCAACGAAAAAGTTCGCATCGGCGTGATGGGCACGTCCGGACGCGGGCTGGCACTCACGAAAGGTTTCTCCAGCCTGCCCAACTGCGAAGTGGCCTGGGTCTGCGATGTCGACTCGCGGAACGTCGGACGGGCTCAGGATGTCGCCCAGACAAATCAGTCCCTCAAGCCACAGGGAACCGATGACTTCCGTCGGATTCTCGACGACCAGAATGTCGATGCCCTCGCCATCGCCACGCCGGATCACTGGCACGCCCCGGCCGGGATCATGGCCTGTCAGGCCGGCAAACATGTGTATGTCGAGAAGCCGTGCAGCCATAATCCTCGGGAAGGGGAGATGTTCGTCGAGGCGGCTCGCAAGTACGACCGTCGCGTTCAGATGGGCACCCAGCGCCGGAGTCGTCCTGGGATTCAGGAAGGAATCAAGCAACTGCACGATGGCGTGATCGGCGATGTTCTGTATGCCCGCTGTCACTACTACAACGCTCGCGGCAGCATCGGGAACGGTAAGCCGGCTTCCGTGCCCGAGTGGCTGAACTGGAAGCTGTGGCAGGGCCCGGCTCCCGACACGAAATACCAGGACAACTACGTGCACTACAACTGGCACTGGTTCTGGAAATGGGGAACCGCGGAACTCGGAAACAACGGCGTCCATTACCTCGACGTACTTCGCTGGGGAATGAACGTTGACACTCCGACCACGGTCTCCTGCACCGGCGGTCATCTGCGTCATCCCGACGATGACCAGGAAACGCCAGATACCAGCATCGCCACCTACAACTTCGGCGATAAATACATCGTCTGGGAACAGCGAAGCTGGTTCAAGAAAAGCCCGGTCGATTCGCCAGCCGCGATGACGTTCTTCGGCACGAAGGGCTCGCTGGATATCACCGGCGACGCGGGCTACACGGCTCGCGACATGAACGGCAAAGAACTCGCTTCCGGTAAAGGGAGCACGGATGAGAAAGACCATTTCCAGAACTTTCTCGATTCGATCCGCGGTGAAGCCAAGCTCAACTGCGAAATCGAAGAGGCTCATCGCAGTACGCAGCTCTGCCATCTGGGGAACATCTCGTATCGCGTCGGTCGCCAGCTGACGATCGATCCGCAGACGCATCAGATTAAGGACGATTCCGAAGCAATGAAGCTCTGGAGCCGCGAGTACTCGAAGGAATTCGAGCCCAAGGTGTGA
- a CDS encoding RluA family pseudouridine synthase: MNADIRIVSWEDDFVVFNKPAPLPMHPCGRFNRNSMTGLLDRAFPELKLRPAHRLDANTTGLVVFTMHRDISQRLQRQFEKGTAKKRYVCRVLGHPEWEETRCEAAISARPNELGFRGVDAAGDAAVTEFRVLQRFENNETLIEAVPVTGRTNQIRVHLWHLGVPIAGDPVYKVNQHWGERQTLGPTDPPMMLHAQQLTFADPRSESLRTFESPWPDWTR, translated from the coding sequence GTGAATGCCGACATTCGCATCGTATCCTGGGAAGACGATTTCGTCGTCTTCAACAAACCGGCTCCGCTGCCGATGCATCCCTGCGGTCGCTTCAACCGAAACTCAATGACTGGCCTGCTCGATCGAGCGTTTCCCGAGCTAAAGTTACGTCCCGCTCACCGGCTCGATGCCAACACCACGGGCCTGGTTGTCTTCACGATGCATCGCGATATCTCACAACGCCTGCAGCGGCAGTTCGAGAAGGGAACGGCGAAGAAGAGGTACGTCTGCCGCGTGCTTGGACATCCGGAATGGGAGGAAACGCGGTGTGAAGCCGCTATTTCCGCCAGACCGAACGAACTCGGCTTCCGCGGCGTCGATGCAGCAGGCGATGCCGCCGTCACCGAGTTTCGTGTTCTGCAACGATTCGAGAATAATGAAACGTTGATCGAAGCCGTTCCGGTCACCGGTCGCACGAATCAGATCCGGGTCCATCTCTGGCACCTTGGTGTGCCGATTGCCGGCGATCCGGTGTACAAAGTGAATCAGCACTGGGGGGAACGGCAGACACTCGGCCCGACCGATCCGCCGATGATGCTCCATGCCCAGCAGTTGACGTTCGCCGACCCACGGTCAGAATCCCTGCGGACTTTTGAATCGCCCTGGCCCGACTGGACTCGCTGA
- a CDS encoding STAS domain-containing protein, translating into MTQAEQSFELTQEGNVSILRLLPQLNNVQWGDIDSIGTEVLNAMATQKNPQVIIDLSQLSYMGSAMVALIVRVWKAAQARGGKISVVCPNDGVREVLKLASLDRVWPIVNTTEEARQALGLKGSAMPNSTGTTKSSGSAGWIVAGILLLICIGLAVFAFNPGIFGIRPEVIRVVEPVPESTSETSAAVEPRIRSVPEVPAPEMTSPAYGPADTVKLTTPPPVLTTEPAPAATSTLPEGNPFAPQ; encoded by the coding sequence GTGACACAAGCAGAACAGTCGTTCGAGTTAACCCAGGAAGGCAATGTTTCAATCCTGAGACTGCTGCCCCAGTTGAATAACGTTCAATGGGGCGATATCGACTCGATCGGTACCGAAGTCCTGAACGCCATGGCGACGCAGAAGAACCCGCAGGTCATCATCGACCTGTCGCAGTTGAGTTATATGGGCTCAGCCATGGTCGCTCTGATCGTCCGGGTCTGGAAAGCTGCTCAGGCCCGAGGGGGCAAGATCAGCGTTGTCTGCCCGAACGATGGTGTTCGAGAGGTTTTGAAACTGGCCTCGCTCGACCGTGTCTGGCCGATAGTCAACACGACCGAAGAAGCTCGTCAAGCTCTCGGCCTCAAAGGGAGTGCGATGCCGAACAGCACGGGGACGACGAAGTCCTCCGGCAGTGCGGGGTGGATTGTGGCCGGCATTCTTCTGTTGATCTGCATCGGCCTGGCCGTGTTCGCCTTCAATCCGGGAATCTTCGGGATTCGGCCGGAAGTCATCAGGGTGGTAGAGCCCGTTCCCGAAAGCACGTCGGAAACCTCCGCTGCGGTTGAACCCCGGATCCGCTCGGTTCCTGAAGTCCCCGCGCCAGAAATGACCAGTCCGGCGTATGGTCCGGCAGATACCGTCAAGCTGACGACTCCGCCGCCCGTTCTGACAACCGAACCGGCTCCGGCGGCGACCAGTACTCTGCCCGAAGGCAACCCCTTCGCTCCGCAATAA